TATAGATGACGATGTACGTAACATTTTTGCTCTCACAAGTATGTTAGAACGCTACCAAATGCAAGTTCTGTATGCTGAAAATGGTAGAGATGGCATTGAACTTTTACAGAAGACACCAGATATTGATGTTGTGTTGATGGATGTTATGATGCCTGGAATGGATGGCTATGAAACAACTCGCTTGATTCGTCAAGACAGTAAATATAAATCTCTACCCATTGTGGCGCTGACTGCTAAGGCAATGCAGGGCGATCGAGAAAAATGCATTGAATCTGGTGCATCAGATTACATCACTAAACCTGTGGATACCGAGCAATTGCTATCATTGCTTCGCGTCTGGTTGTATAGATAACAGTGACCAGTGACCAGTGACCAGTGACCAGTGACCAGTGAATGAGGAAAAAAAGAATGCGACAGATAGTTGGGTGAAATTAAGCCCCGCAAAGCTTTTCAATCCAAAATCCAAAATCCAAAATCCAAAATGGTATTAGCTACTGAAAAATGTTTTCTAATCTAAGAATTGGCACCAAGATAGGCGCAAGTTTTGCATTAGGGTTAGCAATTCTTGGTGCTCTTGGATTTATTTCATATCGCACCACAAATAATCTCATTGAAAATTCTCGCTGGCAAACTCATACCTATCAGGTGCTTGGGGGGTTAAATGATTTAGTTTCTCAGCTTAAAGATTCTGAAACAGCACAACGCGGTTACCTACTGACTGGAGAAAAGCGTTATTTGGAACCGTATAATACCGCACTTTCAGTTATTGAAAATACGGTCACAAATCTTCGCCAATTAACAGCAGATAACCCTAATCAGCAGCGCAGGATTAATGCTTTAAAACCAATAATTGACCGGAAATTAATTAATATTCAAAACTCGATTTCCTTACGAGAAAAACAAGAGCTTGAATCTGTAAGGCAATACTTGATAACAGATAATGGCAAAACGTTGATGGATGAAATCCGTCGGATAATTACTGAGATGAAAACCGAGGAGCAGAAATTATTAGAACAGCGTTCTATCTCAACTCAATTAGCTACCCAACAAGCAATTGATACTATTATTTATGGTATCCCTTTATCTTTTCTATTTTTAACTTTAATTGCTATTTATCTCAATAGAAACATTTCTCAGCCTCTGCGAGAAATCTCTGGAGTTACTCAAAAGTTAGCAACGGGAAATTTATCACTGAGTGTGTCTACCGGAAAGCGCCAAGACGAAATTGGAGTGTTGGCACAAGCGTTTAACCAAATGATTGTCAATTTGCGGGAGACAACTCTTAGAAATAACCAAGAAAACTGGCTGAAGTCCAATCTAGCTAAATTTAGCCAAATGTTGCAAGGTCAAAGAAGTCAGGAAACGGTTTCTGGAATGGTTCTCAGCGAGCTTGCACCGTTAGTAGGCGCACAACAAGGCGTTTTCTATGTCATGGATTTTGTTGATGAGCAGCCAATGCTCAAGCTTCTAGGTAGCTATGCTTACCAACAACCTAAGCACCTATCTAACCAATTCCGTCTAGGGGAAGGACTGATTGGACAATGTGCCCTGGAAAAACAGAAAATTATATTAACAGATGTACCAAACGATTACATCAGTATTGTTTCTGGTTTGGGAGGATCTCAACCGTTAAATATCATCGTGTTACCTGTATTATTTGAAAATCAAGTAACAGCAGTGATAGAGCTAGCCTCTTTCCAACGCTTTAGTGAGATTCATCTAACATTCCTCGACCAAGTTACTGAAACTGTTGGTGTAGTCCTGAATACGATTAAATCTGATACTCGTACTCAACAACTACTCCAACAGTCTCAAGCTCTAGCACAAGAGTTGCAAAGTCAGCAAGAAGAACTCAAGCAGAGTAATGAGCGATTGGAACAACAGGCCGTTGAGTTGCAAGCATCGGAAGAACTTTTGATTCAACAGCAAAAAGAGTTACAGCGATCTAACGAAGAATTACAGCAGCTTAACGTAGAACTTGAAGAAAAGGCGGAATTAGTGTCCGCACAAAAAAAAGAAGTCGAACGCAAGAATCAAGAAATTGAATATGCAAGGCGTTCTCTGGAAGAAAAAGCAGAGCAACTAGCACTTTCGTCAAAATACAAGTCTGAGTTTCTGGCAAATATGTCCCACGAATTGCGGACACCACTTAACAGTTTGCTAATTCTGGCTAAGTTGCTGGCAGATAACGTAGATGGCAACCTAACTGACAAATATGCCAAATACTGTAGCACAATTTACTCGTCGGGTAAAGATCTTTTGGCATTAATCAATGAAATTCTCAACCTAGCGAAAATCGAATCGGGAACTATGTCAATTGACATAGACCAAATGTTGATTGCGGAATTGTACGAGCACATTGAACGTACCTTTAGGCAAGTTACTGTCGATCGAGGACTCAATTTCTTCATTGAATCGGCTCCCAATCTCCCAAGAAGTCTCCAGACTGATGCCAAGCGTTTGCAACAAGTGTTGCAAAATTTGCTGGCAAATGCTTTTAAATTCACAGAGCGTGGCGAAGTCCGCTTACGGATCTTTGTCGCAACACAGGGATGGAGTCACGAGCACCAAACTTTAAATCGCGCTCAAATTGTCATTGGTTTTGCTATCAGCGATACAGGTATTGGCATTGCACCCGATAAGCAAAAGATTATTTTTGAGGCGTTCCAACAAGCTGATGGCACTACTAGTCGCAAATATGGCGGTACTGGTTTAGGCTTGTCCATTAGCCGCGAAATTACTCGTTTGCTTGGTGGAGAAATTCAGCTTGTCAGTCGTCTTGGTGAAGGAAGTACATTTACACTCTACTTACCTCAAGCAATACAGAGGGACACGGGGAAATTATCCCTCTCCACGTCCCCCCATCTCAATGTCTCTGCGTCTCCTGTTACCTTTCAAGCCCAAGGGGAACCCCGCTCTCTTACAGCGCCACTCCCCCCCACTCCCCTGATTGATGACAGAGGTAACCTCAAAGAGGGCGATCGCGTACTTCTGATTGTGGAAGATGACCTGAATTTTGCCCGCATCCTTTTAGATATGGCGCAACAGATGGAATTCAAGTGCATTGTTGCCCATAATGGCAGTATGGGTTTGGCACTCGCACAGCAATTTCATCCGTCAGCGATCGTTCTTGATATCCACTTACCAGAAACGGATGGTTGGACGGTGCTCGATCGCTTGAAGCACGATCCGAACACCCGCCACATCCCAGTGTATATTATGACTGTGGAAGATGGAAGGCAACGCAGTTTGCAACTAGGTGCAATCGCTTACCTACAAAAACCTGTTAGTCGTGAGGAGTTGTATCAAGCGTTGACTAAGATTAAAGGATTTGTTGAGCGTCGGGTGAAAAATCTGCTAGTTGTAGAAGACGATGATACTCAGCGGTATAGCATTGTAGAATTGATTGGCAATGGTGATGTTGCCACCACTGCTGTCAGTACTGGTGCTGAAGCACTAAAAGCGATACGCGAGCGAGACTTCGATTGTGTTGTTCTGGATTTAGGATTACCCGATATGAACGGGTTTGAACTGATAGAGCAAATCAAGCAACAGCCCAATGGAAAAGCACTACCGATTATTGTCTACACTGCAAGGGAGTTGACTAGAACAGAGGACATTCAACTGCGACGCTTGGCAGAAACAATTATTGTTAAAGAGTTTGTTCTCCAGAACGTCTCCTCGATGAAACAGCCTTGCTCTTACATAGAGTTCAGTCAGAATTACCCGCACCCAAGCGACAAATGTTAGAACATTTGCGTAGTAGCGATCGCGTACTTGTGAACAAGAAAGTTCTCATTGTAGATGATGATATGCGTAATATCTTTGCCCTTACAAGTGTGTTAGAGCGCTATCAAATGCAGGTTTTATATGCAGAAAATGGTAGAGACGGCATTAATGTTTTGGAAAACACACCGGATATTGATGTGGTTTTAATGGATGTGATGATGCCTGAAATGGATGGCTATGAAACGACACGTCAGATTCGCGAGGACAATAAATTTAAATCTTTGCCAATCATCGCGTTGACTGCTAAGGCAATGCAGGGTGACAGAGAAAAATGTATCGAAGCTGGTGCATCAGATTACATTACCAAACCAGTCGATACCGAGCAATTGC
This genomic interval from Scytonema hofmannii PCC 7110 contains the following:
- a CDS encoding CHASE3 domain-containing protein — its product is MFSNLRIGTKIGASFALGLAILGALGFISYRTTNNLIENSRWQTHTYQVLGGLNDLVSQLKDSETAQRGYLLTGEKRYLEPYNTALSVIENTVTNLRQLTADNPNQQRRINALKPIIDRKLINIQNSISLREKQELESVRQYLITDNGKTLMDEIRRIITEMKTEEQKLLEQRSISTQLATQQAIDTIIYGIPLSFLFLTLIAIYLNRNISQPLREISGVTQKLATGNLSLSVSTGKRQDEIGVLAQAFNQMIVNLRETTLRNNQENWLKSNLAKFSQMLQGQRSQETVSGMVLSELAPLVGAQQGVFYVMDFVDEQPMLKLLGSYAYQQPKHLSNQFRLGEGLIGQCALEKQKIILTDVPNDYISIVSGLGGSQPLNIIVLPVLFENQVTAVIELASFQRFSEIHLTFLDQVTETVGVVLNTIKSDTRTQQLLQQSQALAQELQSQQEELKQSNERLEQQAVELQASEELLIQQQKELQRSNEELQQLNVELEEKAELVSAQKKEVERKNQEIEYARRSLEEKAEQLALSSKYKSEFLANMSHELRTPLNSLLILAKLLADNVDGNLTDKYAKYCSTIYSSGKDLLALINEILNLAKIESGTMSIDIDQMLIAELYEHIERTFRQVTVDRGLNFFIESAPNLPRSLQTDAKRLQQVLQNLLANAFKFTERGEVRLRIFVATQGWSHEHQTLNRAQIVIGFAISDTGIGIAPDKQKIIFEAFQQADGTTSRKYGGTGLGLSISREITRLLGGEIQLVSRLGEGSTFTLYLPQAIQRDTGKLSLSTSPHLNVSASPVTFQAQGEPRSLTAPLPPTPLIDDRGNLKEGDRVLLIVEDDLNFARILLDMAQQMEFKCIVAHNGSMGLALAQQFHPSAIVLDIHLPETDGWTVLDRLKHDPNTRHIPVYIMTVEDGRQRSLQLGAIAYLQKPVSREELYQALTKIKGFVERRVKNLLVVEDDDTQRYSIVELIGNGDVATTAVSTGAEALKAIRERDFDCVVLDLGLPDMNGFELIEQIKQQPNGKALPIIVYTARELTRTEDIQLRRLAETIIVKEFVLQNVSSMKQPCSYIEFSQNYPHPSDKC
- a CDS encoding response regulator, with the protein product MLEHLRSSDRVLVNKKVLIVDDDMRNIFALTSVLERYQMQVLYAENGRDGINVLENTPDIDVVLMDVMMPEMDGYETTRQIREDNKFKSLPIIALTAKAMQGDREKCIEAGASDYITKPVDTEQLLSLLRVWLYR